Within Sorghum bicolor cultivar BTx623 chromosome 2, Sorghum_bicolor_NCBIv3, whole genome shotgun sequence, the genomic segment aaagattcgcctcacaaattacaggtaaattatgtaattagttatttattttatctaaaTTTAACATTATATGCATGTACCATAAGATTCGTCGATTCGATTTGAcgagaaatccaaaaaattttgtaatatttttttagcaactaaacaaggcctaaccagTCGACGTTTAACTGGGCCCGGCCACTTCGCAGCCACGTACGGGCCAGACAAAAGCTCTAAAGTCCATTGCGTTCTCCAAACCGTCCCCGGCCCCGGGTCGGTGACGTCAGCGCCTCCCAAAGCAAACTCTCATCTAGTCATCTCTCCTGTCTGTCTTCTTCTCTCCTGGGTTTTCCCGTCGAGAGGAAAAGGAAGCTGGAAGAACACTCGTCCCGGCGCCGCGACGGGAAAAAGGAGAAGCGGGGGAGAGACGTCGACGATGCAGGTGAAGCAGAGCGTCTTCGGGCTCTACAAGGGCACGGTGGAGCGGGTGACGGCCCCGCGCACCGCCTCCGCGTTCCTCGAAAAGGGCGTCCTCTCCGTCCCAGAGTTCGTCCTCGCCGGCGACAACCTCGTCGCcaagtttttttttagaaaaggagGTTTCCCCTGCTTTACTGATCATAAAGCAAACAGTATCAACGTTTACAGCATATGCGTATAGGCGCGCCCGCCAGCCAAAAAGGTTCTAAACCACTCCAGGATCAAACACATCGTCGCCAAGTTCCCCACCTGGTCCTGGTGCGCGGGCGATCCGAGCAAGAGGAAGCCGTATCTCCCCGCCGACAAGCAGTTCCTCGTCACCCGCAATGGTACGCTAGCTAACTCAAGTCGAGAATTCTAAGATTCGCCTCCTGTCTATCTATCTACTGAACTGCGGGGCCGAGTTGAGTTTTTAATTTGTGAATGCTGCATTATTGGGCTTATTGGTGGGAATAGGTAGGATTAATTGGACAATTTGTAGGTTTCTTCCCCCAAACCAGATGTGGTGGATGGGATTAAACATACGCTTGCTAGTCTAGGCAAAATCTTTGAGTAATCTGGAACATAAACACTGGGAAACAGAAAAAATTAGTTGGAAAAAACAAACGATGCTTTCGGACTACTGAATTTGCAACCTTCGCTGTTTAATAAAGCTTGTAGAGCTTTCGAATATCTGGCTCATTGGGAACTCATGAATTTTATATGACGACCCCCCAGTGCCTTGTTTAAGACGTGCCATCTCGGTCGAGGGACAGTATGATGCAGCAGGAGCCGAGGTGGTTGTCGAGGATGATCAGGACGGCGAAGGCTGGCTTGCAACACATGGGGTGCAAGGTTAATATCCTTGTTATCAGAGCTATTTTGGTTTTGCACTCTCTTGAATTAAATGATCTGAATTGTTTTTTTTGGGGGGTCCATGCATTTGTGATGTTAGCATCAAAGCCCGAAGAGGAGGAAGACATACCTGACATGGATACATTTGGCATGGGAAGATCTGATGGAATAAAGTCGTCTATCCCTTCTTACTTCAGCGGCGgtaaggaggaagaggaggaggaagatATACCTGACATGGACAACTATAAAGACACACGGGCAGACAATTTGGTAAGGAATGAAAGATCACAGTTGTCTATCTTAGACAGGGATAAGCGCTGCTGACAAAGTTACTGATTTCATCTTTGCCTTTCTGTTCTTATTGCAGGCTGCTGCTGAGCGATCATGCATTGTTGCAGAAGAACCGGAAGATGACAACATCCTTCGTACCAGAACATATGATGTTAGCATAACGTAAGCTATTTTATTGGCTGATTGGCTTATTGTGGTCGACATCTTGCGTACTGTCTTGTTCTGTACCAGTCAACTTTCATGTTTCGAATATAATAGCTGTGCCTCTTGACATGTACATTTATACAAACTGGTTGCTTGGTGCATGATGAGTTAATTGGCAACTGGGCAGGATGCCAT encodes:
- the LOC8081835 gene encoding autophagy-related protein 3 — translated: MQVKQSVFGLYKGTVERVTAPRTASAFLEKGVLSVPEFVLAGDNLVAKIKHIVAKFPTWSWCAGDPSKRKPYLPADKQFLVTRNVPCLRRAISVEGQYDAAGAEVVVEDDQDGEGWLATHGVQASKPEEEEDIPDMDTFGMGRSDGIKSSIPSYFSGGKEEEEEEDIPDMDNYKDTRADNLAAAERSCIVAEEPEDDNILRTRTYDVSITYDKYYQTPRVWLTGYDESRMPLKPDLVFEDISQDHARKTLRNYIVMMHVTLEDHPHLLAGKHASVHPCRHAAVMKHMVINENEGVQPEVDMYLVIFLKFIATVIPTIECDSTMVVDLGSTS